A part of Paenibacillus sp. IHBB 10380 genomic DNA contains:
- a CDS encoding bifunctional homocysteine S-methyltransferase/methylenetetrahydrofolate reductase codes for MKPDLRQAWENNVLIGDGAMGTYLYNLGFPVGISYEELNLTSPEVIADVHRRYVAAGAQILETNTFSANYDKLSKYGLESKVEEINRAGVRIARSAVGDNGYIVGAIGSIRGGKRTNVSASELKYYFEQHIHALLMEGVDGLLLETFYDVEELVLALSIVRKMSDLPTICQFAVEDVARTLDGYAMPEAFQIVQDSGADVIGFNCRTGPNGIMRAVETLGGQLTVPVSVFPNAGIPDYVDGEYRYAATPEYFGQMAVRFADLGARIIGGCCGTTPEHIAHIAEALTDYVPAPIDRTSVFESHVSPVIIDEQPNDSGDYGNLGSEPNIVDIVKSRHTVIIELDPPRDLDINKFMRGAEALKKAGADALTLADNSLAVTRMSNMALGHLIYDRIGLRPLIHIACRDRNLIGTQSHLMGFDALGIDHVLAVTGDPARFGDLPGSSSVYDLTSFEIIRMIKQLNDGIAFSGKPLKQKANFVVGAAFNPNVKYLDKAVQRLEKKIAAGADYIMTQPVYDPKLIASIKEATAHLSIPIFLGIMPLASGRNAEYLHNEVPGIQLSDEVRSRMAGLEGKEGRAMGITIAKELLDEAMKHFNGIYIMTPFMFYEMSVELMEHVWQRTGRELTPLFRS; via the coding sequence CTGACATCTCCGGAGGTTATCGCAGATGTGCATCGTCGTTATGTTGCAGCGGGTGCACAAATACTGGAGACCAATACGTTCTCAGCTAACTATGATAAATTGTCCAAATACGGATTGGAATCTAAAGTAGAGGAGATCAACCGTGCCGGGGTTCGTATTGCAAGGAGTGCGGTGGGGGATAATGGTTATATCGTAGGGGCTATAGGTTCTATACGTGGGGGCAAGCGAACCAATGTATCTGCATCTGAGCTTAAGTATTATTTTGAACAGCATATCCATGCGTTACTTATGGAAGGTGTAGATGGACTCTTACTTGAAACTTTTTATGATGTGGAGGAGCTTGTACTGGCTCTATCCATTGTAAGAAAAATGAGTGATTTGCCCACGATTTGCCAGTTCGCTGTAGAAGATGTAGCTCGTACTTTGGATGGTTATGCGATGCCTGAGGCTTTCCAGATCGTGCAGGATTCGGGTGCGGATGTGATTGGCTTCAACTGTCGTACAGGACCCAATGGTATTATGCGTGCGGTAGAAACTCTTGGAGGTCAACTCACTGTACCTGTATCTGTGTTCCCTAATGCGGGTATACCGGATTATGTAGATGGCGAATACCGTTATGCAGCGACACCCGAATATTTCGGCCAAATGGCTGTTCGTTTTGCAGACTTAGGAGCAAGAATCATTGGGGGTTGCTGTGGAACTACGCCGGAACATATTGCTCATATTGCAGAGGCTCTAACGGATTACGTGCCTGCGCCGATTGATCGCACTAGCGTGTTTGAGTCTCATGTATCCCCAGTTATCATAGATGAACAGCCTAATGATAGTGGCGACTATGGGAATCTTGGATCCGAACCGAATATCGTTGATATTGTGAAATCGCGTCATACTGTCATTATCGAGCTTGATCCTCCTCGTGATCTGGATATCAATAAATTTATGCGAGGTGCTGAAGCTTTGAAAAAAGCTGGGGCAGATGCGCTGACGTTGGCGGATAACTCTCTTGCGGTTACGCGTATGAGTAATATGGCACTGGGACATCTCATTTATGATCGGATAGGTCTTCGCCCACTGATTCATATCGCTTGCAGAGACCGTAATTTAATTGGGACACAATCTCATCTTATGGGCTTTGATGCACTTGGTATTGATCATGTTCTTGCTGTAACAGGAGATCCAGCACGGTTTGGAGACTTGCCAGGATCAAGTTCAGTATATGATCTTACTTCTTTTGAAATCATACGTATGATTAAGCAGTTAAATGACGGTATCGCGTTTTCTGGTAAGCCATTAAAGCAGAAGGCGAATTTCGTAGTAGGCGCTGCGTTTAATCCTAATGTGAAGTATTTAGATAAAGCCGTACAGCGATTGGAGAAGAAAATTGCTGCCGGGGCTGATTATATTATGACCCAACCCGTGTATGATCCGAAGCTAATTGCGTCGATCAAGGAAGCTACAGCTCATCTGAGTATTCCAATTTTCCTTGGTATTATGCCACTTGCGAGTGGAAGAAATGCAGAATATCTCCATAATGAAGTGCCTGGTATCCAGCTATCGGATGAAGTACGTAGTAGGATGGCTGGACTTGAAGGTAAAGAGGGAAGGGCGATGGGAATAACCATTGCTAAAGAACTGCTGGATGAGGCAATGAAGCATTTTAATGGAATCTATATTATGACTCCATTTATGTTTTACGAGATGAGTGTAGAACTCATGGAGCATGTGTGGCAGAGAACAGGTCGTGAATTAACCCCCTTGTTTCGTTCATAA
- a CDS encoding YicC/YloC family endoribonuclease, translating into MLYSMTGYGQSALNFKGYKVEFEIKSVNHRYCEVVFRMPREWTCFEDVMKRTVQRIVKRGRIDISINKEAEEGDVLFGALNHSAVKAYMQAASDLTDHYGVEGSLSVRDMLSLPNILIPPDHLPANAEDDMEGWGTFLQEGLEQALERLVFMRSTEGSHLLQDVEHRLHHLQSLHGEMVSLAPTVVEDYRLKLKQRLSELKDHSFVFDEHKFGMEMAIFADRSNIDEELIRLQSHFKQCKGLLRSNEPIGRKLDFLIQEMNREVNTIGSKANHLTLITRVVEMKAELEKIREQAANIE; encoded by the coding sequence GTGTTATATAGTATGACCGGATACGGTCAATCTGCCTTGAATTTTAAGGGATACAAAGTTGAATTCGAGATCAAATCTGTGAACCATAGATACTGTGAAGTTGTATTCAGAATGCCTCGCGAATGGACGTGCTTTGAGGATGTCATGAAGAGAACAGTACAGCGGATTGTGAAGCGCGGGCGTATTGATATTTCTATTAATAAAGAGGCAGAAGAAGGAGACGTGCTATTCGGAGCACTTAATCATTCTGCTGTTAAGGCATATATGCAAGCTGCAAGCGATCTTACGGACCACTATGGTGTAGAAGGATCTTTGTCAGTACGAGATATGCTATCTCTGCCTAATATTCTAATCCCCCCTGATCATCTACCTGCGAACGCTGAGGATGATATGGAGGGATGGGGCACATTCCTCCAAGAAGGACTTGAACAAGCTCTTGAAAGATTGGTGTTCATGCGAAGTACGGAAGGTAGTCATTTATTGCAGGATGTAGAGCATCGATTACATCATTTGCAATCCCTTCATGGTGAGATGGTAAGCCTTGCGCCTACCGTAGTCGAGGATTATAGATTGAAACTGAAACAGAGATTATCTGAATTGAAGGATCATTCTTTCGTCTTTGATGAACATAAATTTGGAATGGAAATGGCAATATTTGCAGATCGTTCCAACATTGATGAGGAATTAATTCGGCTACAAAGTCATTTCAAACAATGCAAGGGGTTACTTCGATCAAATGAACCCATTGGACGTAAGTTAGATTTTCTTATTCAAGAGATGAATAGGGAAGTGAATACGATAGGTTCTAAGGCTAATCATCTGACATTGATCACTCGTGTTGTAGAAATGAAAGCGGAGCTCGAAAAAATTCGTGAGCAAGCGGCGAATATAGAATAA
- the remA gene encoding extracellular matrix/biofilm regulator RemA, whose product MAIKLINIGFGNIVSANRIVSIVSPESAPIKRIIQEARDRHMLIDATYGRRTRAVIITDSDHVILSAVQPETVAHRLSSKDDDNDE is encoded by the coding sequence ATGGCAATCAAACTCATTAATATCGGCTTCGGGAACATTGTATCTGCTAACCGTATCGTTTCAATCGTGAGCCCAGAATCTGCTCCAATTAAGCGGATTATTCAGGAAGCGAGAGATCGACATATGTTGATCGATGCAACTTACGGACGCCGGACGAGAGCTGTTATTATTACCGACAGCGATCATGTCATACTATCAGCGGTACAACCAGAGACGGTTGCTCATCGTCTATCTAGCAAAGATGATGATAATGACGAATAA
- the gmk gene encoding guanylate kinase, which produces MSKGLLIVLSGPSGVGKGTVCNALRGKMDNIVYSVSATTRHPRLGEENGVNYFFKSREQFNDMIEHDQLLEYAEYVGNYYGTPRDFVEQTLDNGQDIILEIEVQGALKVKEKFPKGIFIFLLPPSLDELKDRITGRGTESQATIDHRLSVAVDEINLMEHYDYAVVNDQIDNACKRIESIVIAEHCKVKQK; this is translated from the coding sequence ATGTCTAAAGGATTATTAATTGTTTTATCCGGCCCTTCAGGTGTCGGTAAAGGAACTGTATGTAACGCTTTACGTGGTAAAATGGATAATATAGTCTACTCTGTATCCGCGACAACTCGTCATCCTAGACTGGGTGAAGAGAACGGAGTTAATTATTTTTTCAAGAGTCGTGAGCAATTTAATGATATGATAGAACATGATCAATTACTTGAATATGCTGAATATGTCGGTAACTATTACGGTACACCACGTGATTTCGTGGAGCAGACGTTGGATAACGGGCAGGATATCATTCTGGAAATTGAAGTGCAGGGTGCTCTGAAAGTAAAAGAGAAATTTCCAAAAGGAATATTTATCTTCCTACTTCCACCTTCACTTGATGAACTAAAGGATCGTATTACTGGACGTGGAACAGAGTCTCAAGCTACCATAGATCATCGGTTGTCCGTTGCAGTGGATGAGATCAATTTAATGGAGCATTATGATTATGCTGTTGTTAATGATCAGATTGATAATGCCTGCAAGCGAATAGAATCTATCGTTATCGCCGAACATTGTAAAGTAAAGCAGAAATAA
- the rpoZ gene encoding DNA-directed RNA polymerase subunit omega, translating to MLYPSIDEMMKKVDSKYSLVIASSRRARQLREGGKTNVKSPKSHKNVGIALEEIYADMIVVEPGTEEENNK from the coding sequence GTGTTGTATCCTTCCATTGATGAAATGATGAAAAAAGTTGACAGTAAGTATTCGTTGGTTATAGCATCTTCCCGTCGTGCAAGACAATTGCGTGAAGGTGGAAAGACGAATGTGAAGAGCCCGAAATCGCATAAGAACGTTGGTATCGCACTGGAAGAAATATACGCCGATATGATTGTTGTTGAACCAGGAACTGAAGAAGAGAACAACAAGTAG